From the genome of Calliopsis andreniformis isolate RMS-2024a unplaced genomic scaffold, iyCalAndr_principal scaffold0022, whole genome shotgun sequence, one region includes:
- the Tollo gene encoding toll-like receptor Tollo produces MRGSPAFFAILLGTIFGVLGASLSKALRYKAPDECKWVATGDTEDDVSLVCRLRTINSELENTNFSVIQPQHTVRLRLECSDALFYQSSLSAGSFRPLVELRELVIEYCKIGNLSDDAFKGLKELRNLTVRTHNTDWSAMALDVSAKAFTDELRQLEKLDLGENNMWSIPEGALCPLVNLEILNLTRNRLRDVASFRFNGVARCLSNLKELDLSNNSIESLPTAAFSGLTRLHSLDLRCNAISFMADRAFEGLSSLAILRLADNRLASLPPELFSDSRNIQEIHLRNNTLNVLPPGLFSELTQLLVLDLSHNELTAEWVNAATFSGLVRLVVLDLSNNRIGRLDPTVFRDLYSLQILRLQENLLESLPENTFSALYNLHTLLLSDNLLTVIDATTLSGLYVLNLLSLDNNRLHTIHPSSLKNASSLQEFHLNRNQLKSVPDALKATPLLRTLDLGENLISEIPTGTFDHVAQLYGLRLTENHIGNLTKGVFDRIKELKILNLAMNRIQHIEHGAFDENVNLQAIRLDGNQLTDITGLFTNLPNLLWLNVSDNKLKWFDYAMIPTGLQWLDIHSNEIRELGNYFEIESQLQLSTFDASENKLTEITGNAIPMSIERLFLNDNQISKVQSYSFFKKPNLTRVDLKGNQIRNLEPYALRISAVPADKPLPEFYIGDNPYLCDCTMEWLQRVNRQNQTRVQPRVMDLESIYCKLLYDREHAFVPLVEASHSQFLCKYDTHCFALCHCCDFDACDCEMTCPANCTCYHDQSWSANVVDCSNGGHVNKLPEQIPMDATRLYLDGNDLRVVSSHAFIGRKKLKVLFLNSSNIDIVQNRSFNGLRDLEDLHLQDNKIRELRGHEFEGLDALKQLHLQRNRIFSVGNDTFSSLRSLRVLRLENNRLTTLSVWTLPESIEVSLAGNPWSCECDYLQSYREWMREPNVRVTDASALRCVYNVTEFEAFGDEVFADNEFGFSVAVSDRERSNDSVCTGAASIDNDVHRNYTKTIIEKQVLQDYLPLLVATLVSSLLVMVLCMLAFVFRQELRVWFHSRFGVRIFYRNHEVDRDDRDKLFDAFVSYSSKDEAFVAEELAPVLEMGNPSYKLCLHYRDFPVGSFIADTIVQAVESSRRTIMVLSENFIKSEWCRFDFKSAHHQVLRDRRRRLILVLVGDVHQRDLDPDIRLYLKTNTYLQWGDKLFWEKLRFALPDVPNNQRTTQRTRQPPPVRRQHNNRTSNGSRTVSVHI; encoded by the coding sequence ATGCGGGGCAGTCCTGCGTTCTTCGCCATATTACTGGGCACGATATTCGGTGTCCTCGGCGCGTCCCTCAGCAAGGCGCTCAGGTACAAAGCGCCCGACGAGTGCAAGTGGGTCGCGACCGGCGACACCGAGGACGACGTCTCGCTGGTCTGTCGTCTGAGGACCATCAACAGCGAGCTGGAGAACACCAACTTCAGCGTGATACAGCCGCAGCATACTGTGCGCCTCCGGCTGGAATGCAGCGACGCGTTGTTCTATCAGAGCTCCCTTAGCGCAGGCAGCTTCAGACCGTTGGTCGAGCTGCGGGAGCTCGTCATCGAGTACTGTAAAATCGGCAATCTGTCGGACGACGCGTTCAAAGGGCTGAAGGAGTTGCGCAACCTGACCGTGAGGACGCACAACACGGACTGGTCCGCCATGGCGCTGGACGTCTCGGCTAAAGCGTTCACGGATGAGCTGAGGCAACTGGAGAAACTCGATCTCGGGGAGAACAACATGTGGAGCATACCAGAAGGTGCTCTCTGCCCGTTGGTTAATCTCGAGATCCTCAATTTAACGAGGAATCGGCTGAGAGACGTTGCCAGCTTTCGCTTCAACGGCGTTGCGAGGTGTCTTTCGAATCTGAAGGAGCTGGACTTGAGCAACAACAGCATCGAGTCTCTGCCAACCGCCGCGTTCTCGGGCCTGACGAGGCTGCACAGCCTCGATCTGCGATGCAACGCCATCAGCTTCATGGCGGACCGCGCGTTCGAGGGCCTCTCCTCGTTGGCCATCTTGAGGCTCGCGGACAATCGGCTCGCCAGCCTACCACCTGAACTCTTCAGCGACTCTAGGAATATCCAGGAGATTCATTTGAGGAATAATACATTGAATGTGCTACCGCCCGGTTTGTTCAGTGAGCTAACGCAGTTGTTAGTGCTCGATCTATCGCATAACGAGTTGACCGCCGAGTGGGTGAACGCGGCTACTTTCAGTGGTTTGGTACGTTTAGTGGTGCTGGATCTATCCAACAACCGTATCGGCCGATTGGATCCAACGGTGTTCCGGGACCTTTACAGCCTGCAGATTCTCCGGCTGCAGGAGAATCTGCTCGAGAGTCTGCCGGAAAACACGTTCTCCGCGCTCTATAATCTGCACACGTTGCTGCTCAGCGATAATCTACTGACTGTTATCGACGCGACCACGCTCAGCGGACTGTACGTGCTGAATCTACTCTCGCTGGACAACAACCGGCTGCACACGATACACCCAAGCTCCTTGAAAAATGCCTCCTCCCTGCAGGAGTTCCACCTGAACCGTAACCAGCTCAAATCCGTCCCGGACGCGCTGAAAGCCACTCCCCTTCTGCGAACCCTCGACCTCGGCGAGAACCTCATCTCGGAGATTCCAACCGGAACGTTCGACCACGTGGCACAGCTTTACGGGCTTCGATTAACCGAAAATCATATCGGGAATCTCACCAAGGGTGTCTTCGATCGCATCAAGGAGCTGAAAATATTAAATCTCGCGATGAATCGAATACAGCACATCGAGCACGGCGCGTTCGACGAGAACGTAAACCTACAGGCCATTCGCCTCGACGGAAATCAACTGACAGATATCACTGGTCTGTTCACCAACCTACCCAATCTCCTTTGGCTGAACGTCAGCGACAACAAGCTGAAGTGGTTCGACTATGCGATGATACCGACTGGATTGCAGTGGCTCGACATCCACTCGAACGAGATACGCGAGCTGGGCAACTACTTCGAGATCGAAAGCCAGCTGCAATTGAGCACCTTCGATGCCAGCGAGAACAAGCTCACCGAGATCACCGGAAACGCGATACCGATGAGCATCGAGCGGCTCTTTCTTAACGACAACCAGATATCCAAAGTGCAGAGCTATTCGTTTTTCAAGAAGCCTAATCTAACTCGGGTAGACCTGAAAGGAAATCAGATTCGCAATTTGGAGCCATACGCTTTGAGAATAAGCGCGGTGCCAGCTGACAAACCTTTGCCAGAATTTTATATCGGAGATAACCCGTACCTCTGCGACTGCACCATGGAATGGTTGCAGAGGGTCAACAGGCAGAACCAAACTCGAGTGCAGCCGCGAGTGATGGACCTGGAGAGTATCTACTGCAAGCTACTCTACGACCGAGAGCACGCGTTCGTGCCGCTGGTCGAAGCGTCTCACTCGCAGTTCCTCTGCAAGTACGACACTCACTGCTTCGCCCTGTGCCACTGCTGCGACTTCGACGCCTGCGACTGCGAGATGACTTGCCCGGCGAACTGCACGTGTTACCACGATCAGTCGTGGTCAGCGAACGTGGTCGATTGCTCGAACGGCGGTCACGTGAACAAGCTACCCGAGCAGATCCCCATGGACGCGACGCGGCTCTATTTGGACGGCAACGACCTACGCGTCGTCTCCAGTCACGCTTTCATCGGTCGCAAGAAACTAAAAGTCCTATTTCTCAACTCGTCCAACATCGACATCGTGCAGAACCGATCGTTCAACGGCCTCAGGGACCTGGAGGACCTTCACCTTCAGGATAACAAGATTCGCGAGCTACGGGGTCACGAATTCGAGGGGCTGGACGCCCTCAAGCAACTCCACTTGCAAAGGAACCGAATCTTCTCGGTCGGCAACGATACCTTCTCGTCCCTGCGCTCGTTGCGGGTTCTACGACTGGAGAACAACCGGCTGACGACGCTGTCTGTGTGGACGCTGCCTGAATCCATCGAGGTCAGCCTGGCAGGAAACCCCTGGTCCTGCGAGTGCGACTACCTGCAAAGTTACCGCGAGTGGATGCGCGAGCCGAACGTTCGCGTGACGGACGCGTCCGCGTTGCGCTGCGTGTACAACGTGACGGAGTTCGAGGCGTTCGGTGATGAGGTGTTCGCAGACAACGAGTTTGGTTTCTCTGTGGCGGTGAGCGATCGCGAGAGGAGTAACGATAGCGTGTGCACGGGCGCGGCGAGCATCGACAACGACGTGCATCGCAACTACACCAAGACTATCATCGAGAAACAGGTCTTGCAAGACTATCTACCATTACTGGTCGCCACATTGGTCAGCTCCTTGCTCGTGATGGTGCTCTGTATGTTGGCATTCGTGTTCAGACAAGAGTTGCGCGTTTGGTTCCACTCGCGATTCggtgtgaggatattctacaggaACCACGAAGTGGATCGCGACGATAgggacaaactattcgatgcctTCGTCAGCTATAGTTCTAAGGACGAAGCGTTCGTCGCCGAAGAGCTCGCACCTGTCCTTGAGATGGGGAATCCTTCGTACAAACTCTGCCTACACTACAGGGATTTTCCTGTCGGTAGCTTCATAGCCGACACCATCGTCCAGGCGGTCGAGTCCTCGAGGAGGACCATCATGGTGCTGTCGGAGAACTTCATCAAGTCCGAATGGTGTCGCTTCGACTTCAAGTCGGCGCACCACCAGGTGCTCAGGGACCGAAGGCGGAGGCTGATCCTTGTGCTGGTGGGCGACGTCCATCAGCGGGACCTCGACCCAGACATTCGTCTGTACCTGAAGACGAACACCTACTTGCAGTGGGGCGACAAACTGTTCTGGGAGAAGCTGCGGTTCGCGTTGCCCGACGTGCCCAACAACCAGAGGACCACGCAGAGGACGAGGCAGCCGCCGCCGGTCCGACGGCAGCACAACAACAGGACGTCGAACGGGTCGCGTACAGTCTCCGTGCATATATGA